In Bombus terrestris chromosome 6, iyBomTerr1.2, whole genome shotgun sequence, a single window of DNA contains:
- the LOC100642450 gene encoding lysophospholipid acyltransferase 6 isoform X1, which yields MTTTMEDYYDGSRTFSWLADFIDVPIDQVNFLLTQFTALILAGFLRTFLSPVAVTAATRHVFGLVIGLALGYFCFGRQAIHLAGLPALCYIAMRTQNPRNIQRVVLTTAMLYLSCVHYHRQMYNYGSYTLDITGPLMVITQKVTSLAYSIHDGLTRREEELTPTQRYQAVKKMPTTLEYFSYVFHFQALMAGPVIFYRDYIDFIHGRNLTGARALTGCDKNSAHYDEIVLEPSPSPVVIKKVIVSLLCAAMFVTFIPTYPIQKLKDDDFLENTTVFYKMWFLMVTTMLVRFKYYHAWIFADAICNNSGFGFNGYDTNGEPKWDLASNVDVYGFEMSLNMRDSIEHWNKGTNRWLRSIVYERTQYNKLVFTYALSALWHGFYPGYYLTFANGAFFTMVSRITRRNIRPYFLGSKGMKFLYDALTFTTTRFLMAYMTFSFILLEFIPSVKMYLYVYLIPHIIGLTLLVIAPRLPKIPSHKKVTEKESKTSQELINGTARKSM from the exons GTGAATTTTCTACTAACACAGTTCACAGCACTGATATTGGCTGGATTTTTGAGAACGTTTCTTAGTCCAGTTGCCGTGACAGCAGCCACCAGACATGTATTTGGTCTCGTCATCGGCCTTGCGCTTGGATATTTCTGCTTCGGCAG GCAGGCGATTCACCTTGCAGGCCTCCCCGCCTTATGTTACATAGCAATGCGCACACAAAATCCTCGTAATATACAGAG AGTTGTGTTAACAACGGCGATGCTCTACTTATCTTGCGTGCATTACCATCGACAGATGTACAATTATGGCTCGTACACACTCGATATCACTG GGCCACTTATGGTGATAACGCAGAAAGTGACCAGCCTTGCGTACAGCATACATGATGGGTTAACGCGACGTGAAGAGGAACTCACGCCAACGCAACGTTATCAAGCCGTGAA AAAGATGCCGACGACGTTAGAGTACTTCAGCTACGTCTTCCATTTTCAAGCGTTGATGGCTGGGCCGGTGATATTTTATCGTGATTACATCGATTTTATTCATGGACGTAATCTAACTGGAGCAAGAGCTTTGACG gGCTGTGATAAAAATTCTGCTCACTACGATGAGATAGTCCTGGAACCGTCTCCGTCACCGGTCGTAATAAAAAAGGTCATAGTGAGCTTATTGTGCGCGGCTATGTTCGTGACTTTCATTCCAACATATCCGATTCAGAAGCTAAAAG ACGATGACTTCCTCGAGAATACCACGGTGTTTTATAAAATGTGGTTCCTGATGGTGACCACTATGCTAGTTCGCTTTAAATACTATCACGCGTGGATCTTCGCCGATGCCATTTGCAATAATTCCGGGTTTGGGTTCAACGGTTATGACACGAATGGCGAACCCAAATGGGATCTAGCTTCCAATGTTGATGTTTATGGGTTTGAG ATGTCTCTGAATATGAGGGACAGTATCGAACACTGGAATAAAGGAACCAATAGGTGGCTTAGGTCGATTGTATATGAAAGGACACAGTACAATAAACTTGTGTTCACGTACGCTCTTTCTGCCTTATGGCATGGTTTTTACCCCGGTTACTATTTAACATTCGCCAATGGAGCCTTTTTTACCATGGTGTCACGCATT ACTCGTCGTAACATACGACCATACTTCCTAGGGTCCAAGGGGATGAAGTTCCTATACGATGCGCTTACGTTCACTACAACGCGATTCTTAATGGCCTATATGACATTCAGCTTTATACTCTTGGAATTTATACCAAGTGTGAAAATGTACCt GTATGTATACCTGATTCCACATATAATCGGATTAACTTTACTCGTGATCGCACCACGTCTTCCGAAAATTCCGTCGCACAAGAAAGTAACTGAAAAGGAATCGAAAACTTCTCAGGAATTAATCAACGGAACTGCGCGTAAATCCATGTGA
- the LOC100642450 gene encoding lysophospholipid acyltransferase 6 isoform X2 — protein MTVPGHFPGSLISSTCRSIRQAIHLAGLPALCYIAMRTQNPRNIQRVVLTTAMLYLSCVHYHRQMYNYGSYTLDITGPLMVITQKVTSLAYSIHDGLTRREEELTPTQRYQAVKKMPTTLEYFSYVFHFQALMAGPVIFYRDYIDFIHGRNLTGARALTGCDKNSAHYDEIVLEPSPSPVVIKKVIVSLLCAAMFVTFIPTYPIQKLKDDDFLENTTVFYKMWFLMVTTMLVRFKYYHAWIFADAICNNSGFGFNGYDTNGEPKWDLASNVDVYGFEMSLNMRDSIEHWNKGTNRWLRSIVYERTQYNKLVFTYALSALWHGFYPGYYLTFANGAFFTMVSRITRRNIRPYFLGSKGMKFLYDALTFTTTRFLMAYMTFSFILLEFIPSVKMYLYVYLIPHIIGLTLLVIAPRLPKIPSHKKVTEKESKTSQELINGTARKSM, from the exons GCAGGCGATTCACCTTGCAGGCCTCCCCGCCTTATGTTACATAGCAATGCGCACACAAAATCCTCGTAATATACAGAG AGTTGTGTTAACAACGGCGATGCTCTACTTATCTTGCGTGCATTACCATCGACAGATGTACAATTATGGCTCGTACACACTCGATATCACTG GGCCACTTATGGTGATAACGCAGAAAGTGACCAGCCTTGCGTACAGCATACATGATGGGTTAACGCGACGTGAAGAGGAACTCACGCCAACGCAACGTTATCAAGCCGTGAA AAAGATGCCGACGACGTTAGAGTACTTCAGCTACGTCTTCCATTTTCAAGCGTTGATGGCTGGGCCGGTGATATTTTATCGTGATTACATCGATTTTATTCATGGACGTAATCTAACTGGAGCAAGAGCTTTGACG gGCTGTGATAAAAATTCTGCTCACTACGATGAGATAGTCCTGGAACCGTCTCCGTCACCGGTCGTAATAAAAAAGGTCATAGTGAGCTTATTGTGCGCGGCTATGTTCGTGACTTTCATTCCAACATATCCGATTCAGAAGCTAAAAG ACGATGACTTCCTCGAGAATACCACGGTGTTTTATAAAATGTGGTTCCTGATGGTGACCACTATGCTAGTTCGCTTTAAATACTATCACGCGTGGATCTTCGCCGATGCCATTTGCAATAATTCCGGGTTTGGGTTCAACGGTTATGACACGAATGGCGAACCCAAATGGGATCTAGCTTCCAATGTTGATGTTTATGGGTTTGAG ATGTCTCTGAATATGAGGGACAGTATCGAACACTGGAATAAAGGAACCAATAGGTGGCTTAGGTCGATTGTATATGAAAGGACACAGTACAATAAACTTGTGTTCACGTACGCTCTTTCTGCCTTATGGCATGGTTTTTACCCCGGTTACTATTTAACATTCGCCAATGGAGCCTTTTTTACCATGGTGTCACGCATT ACTCGTCGTAACATACGACCATACTTCCTAGGGTCCAAGGGGATGAAGTTCCTATACGATGCGCTTACGTTCACTACAACGCGATTCTTAATGGCCTATATGACATTCAGCTTTATACTCTTGGAATTTATACCAAGTGTGAAAATGTACCt GTATGTATACCTGATTCCACATATAATCGGATTAACTTTACTCGTGATCGCACCACGTCTTCCGAAAATTCCGTCGCACAAGAAAGTAACTGAAAAGGAATCGAAAACTTCTCAGGAATTAATCAACGGAACTGCGCGTAAATCCATGTGA
- the LOC125385347 gene encoding hymenoptaecin-like produces the protein MKFIVLALFCMAAYAAAQEIEPEAVEEYYGSPRFRRHADPQGSLVINGKKPLSGPDRRPSLDVDYHQRVYDRNGVNADAYGGLNIRPGQPAQPHLGVQIQREYKNGFIRGYSQAERGPGGRISPSFGVGGGFRFRRDVDDVMSEELGY, from the exons atgaAATTCATCGTACTGGCTCTCTTCTGCATGGCCGCGTACGCCGCTGCCCAAGAAATTGAACCTGAAGCTGTGGAAGAATACTAC GGCTCTCCTCGTTTTCGACGACACGCTGACCCCCAAGGGTCCCTTGTTATCAATGGAAAGAAACCATTGAGCGGACCGGATCGTCGCCCATCCTTGGACGTCGATTATCATCAACGCGTCTACGACAGAAACGGAGTGAACGCGGACGCGTACGGTGGATTGAATATTCGCCCAGGACAACCTGCTCAACCACACTTGGGTGTCCAAATCCAGCGTGAATACAAGAATGGCTTCATCAGAGGATACAGCCAGGCTGAACGCGGTCCTGGCGGCAGGATCTCGCCCAGCTTCGGCGTGGGTGGTGGATTCAGATTCAGACGCGACGTCGATGACGTGATGTCAGAGGAACTAGGATATTAA
- the LOC100631061 gene encoding hymenoptaecin, whose product MKFIVLALFCMAAYAAAQEIEPEAVEEYYGSPRFRRHADPQGSLVIDGKKPLSGPDRRPSLDVDYHQRVYDRNGVNADAYGGLNIRPGQPAQPHLGVQIQREYKNGFIRGYSQAERGPGGRISPSFGVGGGFRF is encoded by the exons atgaAATTCATCGTACTGGCTCTCTTCTGCATGGCCGCGTACGCCGCTGCCCAAGAAATTGAACCTGAAGCTGTGGAAGAATACTAC GGCTCTCCTCGTTTTCGACGACACGCTGACCCGCAAGGGTCCCTTGTTATCGATGGAAAGAAACCATTGAGCGGACCGGATCGTCGCCCATCCTTGGACGTCGATTATCATCAACGCGTCTACGACAGAAACGGAGTGAACGCGGACGCGTACGGTGGATTGAATATTCGCCCAGGACAACCTGCTCAACCACACTTGGGTGTCCAAATCCAGCGTGAATACAAGAATGGCTTCATCAGAGGATACAGCCAGGCTGAACGCGGTCCTGGCGGCAGAATCTCGCCCAGCTTCGGCGTGGGTGGTGGATTCAGATTCTAA